In Aeromicrobium wangtongii, the DNA window GTCCGCCGGCCGCCCTCGTCCAAGGCGTCCAGCAGCACCCCGATGGGCCGTTCGGTCACCCAGGTGTCGTCGGCGCGACGGTCGGCGCGGGGGGAGGGGACGTCCTCGCCGAGGAAGCCCCAGACCAGCCACCGTCGCTCCATGTGCACCAGGTGCTCCACGAGCTCGGGGATGGTCCAGCCCGAGGGGACGACTACCCGTTGGAGCATCTCGTCCGGCAGTCCACCTGCCTTGCGGCGCACCTCGGCGCGGAAGAAGTCGAGGTAGGCCAGGATCCGGGCGGCAGGGTCTGCAAAGACGTCCTGCGGCTCGGGGAGCGTCATGCCAGGGCGGAGTCGAGGGTGGCGCGCAGGTCAGGGTCCGCGAAGGTGAAGCCGACATCGGCGAGGGCGGACGGGAAGATCCGCAGCGAGCCGAGCAGGTCGTCGGAGATTCCGCCCAGCGCCGCCCTGACGGCCACCCCGGGCACCGCCAGGAAGGTCGGCCGGTGCACTGCCTGGCCG includes these proteins:
- a CDS encoding mycothiol transferase; protein product: MTLPEPQDVFADPAARILAYLDFFRAEVRRKAGGLPDEMLQRVVVPSGWTIPELVEHLVHMERRWLVWGFLGEDVPSPRADRRADDTWVTERPIGVLLDALDEGGRRTRRIVAEHDPDERARVGGMFGPADELPTLIGILFHVMQEHARHAGHLDIVRELLDGSTGEQ